The sequence CACTATGTACAGCCAAAACATCAGAGATTTGTGCTAACCAACTTGCAGTGTAACTTTTCATCATGGCTGGTGGGTTTGAGCGTTCACCTTTACCATGAATAATAACGACACTTCGAATATCCATACGTAAACACTGTCGAAGAAACTTCACAATTTCATCTCGGGCTTGTTGAAGTGTTCTCTTATGAAGGTCTAAGCGAGCCTGAATGGGGTATTTACCAAGTCTCAATTTTCGATAAACACCGTCTTGAACTCCGCTTCGCTTGAACTCAATAATGTCGTTTGGTTTTATCATTGGGGCGTGATCAAGAGAAAGGTATTCAGGCTGGTCTTCAGTTAGGCTCATTGCTGCTTCTCGACGCGCTAATTGAGCATCAGAAACATGGTGGTCTTTTTTTAATTCGGCGGTATCTTGTGCGAGAGGTTTTACACCGTCCATCATTTGTTGGAATAGGTCTAGGTCATCTTCCTGAGACATAATTGCATCTCACTCTGGCTAATACTAATGGATTGAGTATACCAGTTGGAAATGGAAGGTCATCAACTATTCATCGTGAACAAAACGACAGGCAAAGAAAAACCGGAGTAAATATTGTATTCACCCCGGAGCAATAGTTTAAATTGCTAAGCGATCTAGTGAGGAGATTTGTCGCTCACTATTTTGTAAATGAAATAGCCACCGAAAAATAGCATGATACTAAGTGTCACGAATATCACTATCATAGAAGATAGTCCTACCGCGTTTCCAAAAAGGAGATCGAGCCAAAAATCCATGTTCGTTCCTACAAAATAGCAATGACAGTGTTAAGTTATAGGTTGTGTGAATGTTAAGCCCTGATCTAGATCAATTGTGGATATTTAGTTAATGAGTTGTTTTTGTTGTTGTGTTTTTAGTCACATTTTAGTTAACGGTGTTGCTAAAGTAAGCAGTTGAACTGAGTCTGTGAAAAAGTGTGCGAAATGGCTTGCGTCTTAAAAAATAATGAGTAATATACGCTTCCGTTCTCGGTTAAAAGCAATCGAAACGATACTCGAAAATAGCGTAGTTTAGTC is a genomic window of Vibrio algarum containing:
- the smrA gene encoding DNA endonuclease SmrA encodes the protein MSQEDDLDLFQQMMDGVKPLAQDTAELKKDHHVSDAQLARREAAMSLTEDQPEYLSLDHAPMIKPNDIIEFKRSGVQDGVYRKLRLGKYPIQARLDLHKRTLQQARDEIVKFLRQCLRMDIRSVVIIHGKGERSNPPAMMKSYTASWLAQISDVLAVHSAQTFHGGTGAVYVMLKKSAEKKLENRERHQKRLG
- a CDS encoding DUF3149 domain-containing protein, translated to MDFWLDLLFGNAVGLSSMIVIFVTLSIMLFFGGYFIYKIVSDKSPH